caccttgtggaagtagcgctgaagcatgacacactcctcaagggtgtgcttgacgggaccctgatgataggggcatgactccttgagcatcttgtcgaacaggttggcccctttgggaggcttccgagggttcctgtgctcggcgacggcgacaagatttgtgtcggcggcgtcgcgtttcgcttgcgacttcttcttgcccttcttcttcgtgccgcgctgagcggacgcctcggggacgtcttcctgctggcgtccctgaggctgcttatcctttcggaagatggcctcgaccgcctcctgaccggaggcgaacttggtggcgatgtccatcagctcgctcgccctggtgggagtcttgcgacccagcttgctcaccaggtcgcggcaagtggtgccggcgaggaacgcgccgatgacatctgagtcggtgatgttgggcagctcggtgcgctgcttcgaaaatcaccggatgtagtctcgcagggattcttttggctgctggcggcagcttcggagatcccaggagttcccagggcacatgtatgtgccctggaagtttccaacgaaggctttgaccaggtcgtcccagttggagatctacgcaggaggcagatgctccagccaggctcgggcggcgttagaaaggaacagggggaggttgcggataatgaggttgtcatcgtccattccacccagctggcaggccagccggtagtccgcgagccacagttccgaccttgtttcccccgagtacttggtgatggtagtcggggctcggaaccgggtcgggaacgacgcccgtcgtatggcccggctgaaagcttgcagactgggtggttcaggcgaggggctccgatcctccccgctgtcgtagcgtcccccacgcctggggtggtagcctcggcgcaccttctcgtcgaggtgggctcgacggtcgcggcggtggtgctcgttgccgaggcaacccggggctgcaggtgttgcgtcccgcgtgcacccagtgtggaccgaggcttcccgcatgaatcgggaagccgcggcgcgatgctccggggggtatccttgccttcgggaggcagagctttcggcccgttggaccgcagcatcctccaggagattcttgagttctccctggatacgtcgcccctcggtggtggatggctccggcatcgctcagagtagtattgctgctacaGCCAagttttggccgaccccactggaagccgggggcagccttgccctggcatcgtcagcgacgcggtgctggacgtcctgggccagatgacgcgcttctccggctggtgctcggcctgcccactcctgcccgatgttctgccggagctgcacaagttgtcctgcttcctcgtcgagcttggcctgcatctcgcggattttctcgagctgtgtgtcctgaccccccgcatggactgggaccacagctagctcctgaaggatgtcaacgcgaggcgcaggcctagggggatcgtcgtcctccggcataccaaggtggttgccttcgtcgagaccccctagatcgacgtggaaacattcgcgacttgggccacagtcctcgtcgtcaaggctgtggccaccatcggagtaatcggagaggcagtagtcacatgcggtcatgaagtctcgcatggcactcttgatcgacggatggtgacgaagtcgcgtcggggacggactgcaccgttatctcaggtacgaggctaacgcccagcaagtccttcgcgagcgtgctggcgtcatccgttcgcttagggttggcgtgttgcgcggaaacgacgctcgtcttcgtctcagacgcgaggtcaacgcccgacgtgtcccccgctggggtgccggcgtcgttgactcgctcgacagccaacgaggtgccgcctcctgcttggccatggttgccccgcctccttctcctacgacgaggaaggtgacgggacaggcccggatgctgctcttctgccATGGGGGGaaaacgtcgtcgattccgccgtcgtcgggcgggctgacggccgtcgttgtcgcgcggcggaggaaggagtaccgtgtcatagctgccgtcgagggacatgaactcgagactcccgaaacggagcagcgtcccgggccggagtggttgctggagactacccatctggagcttgacgggaagctgttcgtcaacacgcagcaggcccctacctggcgcgccaactgtcggcgtttcgaccccggggggtccctggaccgacgagtaaattgtcgctgcgtgccccagcccagatgagtcggcgcgagacgggacacaaagagggggaaaaccgcggcttcgtgttgtcctgcgcccagggtggatgcgcttgcagtaggggtttacaagcgtccgcgagggagagagagagagagagcctgtccgtcagcccgtcctcccgcgcggccaccctttttgtacgagggccctggaccttccttttatagacgtaaggagagggtccaggtgtacaatggggggtgtagcaatatgctaacatgtccagcagagaggagccagagccctatgtacatgccgacgtggctgtcggagaggtgctagtgccctgtacatgtgatgtcgtggccgtcggaggagcgcttgagccctgtagaagcacagctgtcggggctgtcgggtccttgctgacgtctccttgcttccgtaaggggctgagaaccgccgtcgtcacaggagcacgcggggtgtcatcattactcgttttactggggcgagccagatgggacgccggtcttgttccccgtagcctgagctagctaggggtagggtaatgatgtacccccatgTGGCGTGGTCagcccgagcccaaggtcgggcgaggcggtgactccttcgaggtcgaggttgaggccgagccctggggtcgggcgaggcgaagaccgtcttccgaggtcgaggcgggggccgagccctggggtcgggcgaggcggagaccgtcttccgaggtcgaggttgagtccgagccctggggtcgggcgaggtggagaccgtcttctgaggtcgaggttgagtccaagccctggggtcgggcgaggcggagaccgtcttccgaggtcgaggttgagcccgagccctggggtcgggcgaggcggagcttcctatggcgcctgagactggacttggctgctgtgagcctcaccctggcgggtggcacagcagtcggagcagggcaggcgacgctgttttcctgtcaggtcagccagtggaggggcgaagtgactgcggtcacttcggccctgccgactgaggaacgcgcgtcaggataaggtgtcaggcgatccttgcattgaatgctcctgcgatacggtcggtcggcgaggcgatctggccaaggttgcttcactgtgaagcctgcccgagctgggcttcgggcgagtcgaaggtgcgtccgttgcttgaggaggccctcgggcgaggcgtgaatccacctgggtctactgttcctgtccgaggctggactcgggcgagacgagatcgtgtcccttgagtggacggagccttgacctgaattgcgcccatcaggcctttgcagcttgtgctgatagtgattaccagccgagtttaggagtcttggggtacccctaattatggtcccaacAAACATTTATAATATTTATATCTTTAAATAAATTAATTTCAAAATAGATTCAAATATTATTTAATAATATTAACTATATATTATAAATATTACTGTTATCTTACATATATGATTAAAATTAAAAATGTGGAACCATACAAATACTCTGTTTGGGAGAGCTTCGCTCCATTCTATAAAATAAATCTGCAGAATAGTGCCAAACAACATTTTTTTTCTGAGAATCACTTATTCTTTAAAATGAACCGTAGGCTGGAAACTAAAAAAAAGTTGCTTTTTCTGATTCACTTCCACCGTATAGTTAGACTTTTCATATATTTATCATATGGTTTTATTTGAGAATTATTTTCAGCCATAAATTCATTGATCTCCAAGAATAATTCTAACAGATCAGAATAAGTGGGAGCTCGAACACAAACAGCAAGAACCACCAAGCGACCAAGCCTGCAAGTCACCAAGGGAGCCCGATCTGAGTCAAGCGAGTCTTCCCGTTTCATCGCCTGGAAAAAGGCGAGAAACCCCAAAGCGAAGGAACAGCAGCGCGAGTGCTAGCAGCAGCAGCGATTCCTTCGCCATACCGTTCGCTGCGCTCGCTCACTCGGATCGAAACCCCCTAGGGTTCGCATCGTCCTCCCGCCAACTCCtatccctcccctctccctccgcCGCGCGCGCGCGTGGAGCTACCAAACCCTAGGACGGCAAATCCGGTGCGATCGCCCACGGTGGAGGCCTCTCGGCCGCCGAGAGGAGCCGCTCGGGGCTCGGATCAGGGTTCCGGTACTTCGCCGGTGCCGCCTCTGGGTGGTGGGACCGGTGGATGGTCATGGGAGCCAGCGGCTCCAAGCTTGAGAAGGCCCTCGGAGACCAGTTCCCGGAAGGCCAGCGCTACTTCGGCCTCGAGAACTTCGGCAACACCTGCTACTGCAACAGTGTCCTTCAGGTATGGGTACATGCCTCTGAAACTAACAGCTAATAGATTTGATGCTTGGTTATGCTTGGCTTGATACTGGTAAGTGCGGCAGTGTAGTGAAACGGCCTGGTTCGGTTTTTTTAGGTAGTAGGTGTGTATATGCTAGATATTATAATGTTCTAGCACTTGTTCGCCAGTTTCGAGATATGCCACCTATTGGTATGGGCTATTCATATCGAGCACAAGTCTTTAGGAGTTTGGACCTTTTTTTCGAAAACTCTAATTTGTTTTTTTAATTCCTAATCTGATCTCGAAGTTTTGACCTTTTGGAGTTTAAGTTTTGGGAATAGTCTTGAATCCTCCCTATGTAACTATGGTCAATGTTTATCTCAATCTCTAGAAATCTGGCCAAACAGCAATATCGTGCATAGGGAGCAGCACTGCTAGACCACAACACTATCGGGATGAGAAGTTGCACTGTCAGGCTGAGAAGTGGCACCGTCGTGCTGCTCCGAGAGATTTCAGATTTGGCTTCCTTCAGATATTTGGGTATCTTTTTGGTCTGATTGCTTCCTCTAGAGACTCTTTTAGAGAATTCAATCAAGAGTTGATTGAGGTGTTCTTAATTTTGGATCATTTTTTAGGTTTTGATGTCTTAGAGGTTTACGTGAAGTTTTGGAAGATAAGCCAAGATTGTCCAAAGCAATATTTTTATTGGCTCTCATTCATCCCCTTTGGTAACCTAATCTAATGATTCCAATATAGTTAGAAAATCAGCTTATGGCTATATATATTCTACATATTACTATTGTATTGATCATTATTGTCATTCACTCTACTCCCATTTACCTACAAAAAAGGAAATTTTAATCTAGCTGTAGCTTGGACGAACAAAATTGTTGGTGATAAGATCTCCACTCAAAGGTCCGAATTGATGAAATCCATGTTTAGGTAGTTTTGTAGGATATGGTTGTCAGCCAAAGCCAAAGGAAAAACACTTTGAAGAGCTTAGAAGCATACAAACAAGCCAAAAATAAATGAAGACGAAGATACGAAAAGCCTAAGTTTTGTTATATAATGTAGATATTTATGAACTTTAACAGTGTTTTGTTAAAATATTTATAAATTTTATCAGGGTCAACTAACCTCGATAAATACCCCTAAATTAGCTCCTGGTGATGGGTCCTTAGCGGAATCAAAGGTTGAGATATCTCCACCATAACGAATCTTTGTCAACGCCCTAGTGTACAAGCTTTACACCTAGTCAGCGGGCGACACTGAATGACCCTCATCTTTTTTCTTTACTTTGGTCAACTTGATTTTCTACGCCTCTTTGTGTTTCTTAGCCAACTCATCCACCTTCGACAAGGAAAATATAAGGACTCAATACTAGAagaataatgcaaaaataaatgaAAGGTGAATAACCAACTTGTTGGGGCCTTGGTCTTTTAAAGGTCCTTAAAAACACGTTTAACCATTGGTTGCCAAGTATTATAGGAGCTTCGGCACTAGAACACCTTCGATGCAGGACATTAGAGGGGCGACGAAGCTAACTTTGTCATAGCGACACAGGGAGACGATGCAAGGAAGAGTCATCCTGAATGCTAAAAGCAAAAGACAATGTTGCCCTTGCATTATTTGTAAATCATGTGTGTAGTCCTTGTGGGTGTAAATGTAATTTCGTACGAAGTTGTACGAttctctataaatagatgaatagtgtcCTGCATAAATTACCTTTTGGAGGGCAGGACAATTGTTGTGTAATCTTTTCTCTAAAGCACCTTCGCTCTTCGCTCTAATTCATTCTGTGGAACCTTCGAAAGAGGAGAAATACGATATTATATTTATGCAATTAAGTCATGACTTGTCTGGTTAAGTCTCAACCTTCGTTTTCTGCTTAAGAATGAAGATTGATTATCTTTTTAACATTGTGTTGCCTTTTTATGATTGTACATAGCAATCCGAAGCAAGTGACCAACACAACTTTTTTCATATTAGCTTTGACATTGGCCCGTGCtacctcattccccctttgctgcaCATCCTTATGTTTGAAGGGGTTTGGATGTTGTTCACCAAAGTGTTTAAGTCCTAGTGTCATCATCTTTAGGTGGGAGCAATCAGCCTTCTCTAGAATGCAGGCAATGCCTCGTGCATTGGCCAAGGCGTAGTAGTCACCACTTGAATCCAAGACAGGGGAAAAACCTTTAACCTCGCCATCCATCCATCTAAGAGCTTTGCTGGTATCCGCATCCTTGAAGATCATCTGCTTCGGTCGTGCCCTAACCAAAGATAAGGTATCATACATGTGTTGCTTGCAGCATGAGCATATGTCGTAGAGAGAATCCACTGTTGATTGCATAGCAGCCATGGATATTAGCAATTGAGTGGTCTTTTTCTTCTCTTCAGCAAGTTCGTCAAAGATATCATGATTCTTCTTGTTACCTTCGACAAGCTGATGTAGAAGCCCAAAAATTTCTGAATTGTTTTCTTCCTGTTTCTTGATGGCTTCGGCACTAATCCTTTTATACTTGGCCTCCAAGACAGACTGAATTACATCCTTCTGCTCCGTTAGACCCTTGACCATGTTTTTGCATTCAAGAAAATCTTTGGACAAAGTAGTTAGCGTTTTAGTGTTTTTCGCGGTGTCTTTTCTTAGCTCGCTGACCTCTTTTCGAAGTTGGGAGAGTTCCACATCACTTTGTGCTTTGAGGACCTTGCTCAGTTTTAGCCCCTAAAACAAGGCAAAGGAAACTAGGTTTCAATGACAAGGCATGGAAAAACTGTATGATAAAACAAAGTTAGGTTAATAGTTTGAACTCATTATAGAAAACGAATTAATCCCGCGTGGGATACTGTTGGGGGCCAATGAAATCTATGTTTGGATAGTTTTTTATGTTATGGTTGTTAGAAGCCGAAGAAAAAAAAACTCTTTGAAGAGCTTTGGAGCACACAGACAAGCCAAAGATACATGAAAAGGAAGATAAAGGATTTCGGCTCCATAGTAAAGGATTTCGGAGAAGAGAAGATTAAGGGAGCGTCTACAAAGAGAAGACGTGCCCAACACGCCTATGCAACAATATGACATTGTTGTACTCTCCTAAATATTAAAGCAACTTTGTAATAGGGAGGGATAGAAATTTTATTTTACATGGAGATATAACTGAGCCCGACCTTATAAATAAATGAACGGTACCACCATTCTGAAGGGCTGGCCATTTGTAGATTTCTTGTCCATGCCTCCATGGCATTTCTGTGATTAGAGAGTTTCAGAATTTATTGATATGTTGAAACTATTGTATTAAGCATGTGCTTTCCTAGCGTTTAATCTTTCAAATACTCTTTGTCACTGATGTTTTAAGTTGATACACATGAGCTTCAGAGTTGTAACCAATAGAACCGTATTGAATTCTTGAATGATAATTTCAATTAACATGCGTATAAAAGGCAGTTGAGAATATGTTTCCTGCTTTCTAACCTTTAAAACCTTCGGAGAGAAAAATGATTTTTAATCTGATTGTGTTGATATTCATTTTAGAATATCCATGTGTACCCAATATTTAAGTTCTTTCCGATAGGTACCTAATATTTATGTTGCCTGTTGTTTTTTTTTCATATTATAAGCTGTCGACATATTGAGAGCAGGACAATGAGAGCTTATGAAACGTGATGTCCCATCGTTTGTCGTTGGCATTCCGCCATTCAGCCTGTTCACCGATTTTACGGTGTTTTTGTCTTTATGGATTATAGAATACAAACAGCTAGCTTTAATCCAAAGCGAATAGATTGTTTCGCCGTTGAGCATGAAGGTCGCGTGCCATGGTGGGAACATACGGACCCCACAGTCCAAGCTAGATTGTCCACAAGGAAAAATAAAAGGCTTCAAATAGCTGTTCCATGATTAATCTACTTATTGACGGCTATAATATAATagagatttgaaattcaaattttaaatgtgTAATTTTTAAAAATGATATTGTCTTTACGAAAATGATATGGTACGGGTTTTGGTTGTAGGATTTTGGGTTGTGGTTTTCAACTCTACCCCTCCAAAATTCAATTAAAAGCACAATAATTACATAGACGACGCATGGCGAGTCGAAAGGCAGCAGGATGGCATATTTGATGTCCTCTATGGCAACTCGCCCAATAGAATGTCCTCTATATGGTGGTGCGAAAAAATCTAGATGAGGGAGACAGAGACGGATAAAGAGATGAAAAGTTGGGAATAATACATATAGATAAAGAGATGGAAAGTTGGGAATAATACGACGAGAATAATGCACTTTGGTTGTTGTATGGTTGGTTAAACATGTAAGAAAGAGAtaaaatttattttattttatctaGGTTCTTGATTGTTATGCGAAAGTGAGGGAGAGGAATAAACTTACGACGGTCAAAAAAAATGATTTATACGAGTAGAGGAGAGATAGGCACACACGACTCTCCAGTTAGTCCAGCACTCGCGCTTGTGTCTATCATGTATATATCCTCGCGACTTTAATAATTACTTcatctttttagttgtcgctgaatAGTGTAAAATTGAACTATCTAGCAACAAGccaacaactaaaaagaaacagaGGGAATATATAGGTATATAATCCAATTAATATGAAAAACTTTTAAATGACCTCACCGACCTGGCTGGTGAACCCGACGCCGAAGCCGAGCAGAATGCGGCCGACGATGAGCATGGCGATGTTGACGGCGGCGCCGGTCACAGCGCCCCCGGCTAAGAAGAGGGCGCCTCCCATGAGCATGATGGCCCGCCGGCCCGTCGCCTTGGTCACGCGGCTGGCCACGAGCGAGCCCACCAGCCCGGCCACGTACAGGGACGACGTGAAGGCCGTCAGCGTCTGGCTGTCGTAGATGCAGTACTCGTTCCCCTTGGCCGACGCCATCCGCTCCAGGGCGCGCGGGAAGAAGCGCCGCATGAACGGCTCCATCTCGGAGACACCGCCTTGATGGCCGATCGAATGATCAGGACAGGGGTCAGCTACCTCAGGACGAACAGCGGAACAGGCTAGCTAGGCGTCATGACACGCGTGGAGTGCTTCATTCAGAGTTTCAGAGCAAGCTAGCAACAACAGAGCTATATTTCTCGTTTTGAACATAGGATAGTTTCTGTTGTGAGAGGAACTCAGCAGCTGTTCCATGAAGCTGGAGCATGCATTGTGTATATATGAGATGAGAGATGGACCTAAAGTGGTAGGCAGTAGCACGCACCTGAGATGCCGATGTCGTAGCCGAAGATGAGGCCCCCTGATGATTGGATCTAAACACCCTCTTAGTGTGTGCAAGCAATATGCTAACGCTGACTTACGTCAAGTCATGTGAAGTCATGTGCAAGCCTGGCAGTTCACGCTGGAGATAGTATTGTTTAGCAGACGTTGggtcaaggaaaaggaaaaaaaggCTACGTCCTCCAATCAGTTATTGATGATTGTTAAGCTAACAAAGCCCATGCAGTTCACACTGGAGATATTATTGTTTAGCAGACGTTGGGTCGAGAAAAAAAAGTCTGCGTTCTCCAATCAGTGAATGGTGATTGTTATTTGTTAAGCTAACAAAAACCCATGCAGTTCACGCTGGAGATATATTATTAAGCAAACGTTGGGTTAAGAATTAAGGTCTACTACGTTCTCCAGTAAGTGATTAAGTGAATGTTGATTGTCAAGCTAACAAAACCCATGCCCTTCACGCTGGAGATATTATAGATCATCACTGTCAAAGGTTGTTAGGTGCAAACATCCAATAAGACCAGAAAGACACCCATCCTCGCATGGCTAACCCATCAAAGGATTCACTATCAATTTGCAGATGCAATGCTTAGTTCCagatatagatggccaaatgggtcgtGCTAAATGGGCCGGCACTAAGCACGACATGGCCGGTAGTGCTTCGACACGGCACGGACACAATTCATATAGTGCCAGTACCGGCACGACACGAGTCTAGTGTCATGATTGGGCCGCCACCCTGGCATGATGGGCTGGCACGAGCACAACACGATTAAGTGACTGATACGGTTAGACACGACTTACACCAACCGGTGGTTTATAGATGTGATTGTGATATGTGCACGTGATTGTAAATTGTTATTTGTTATGATTTTAATATAATGAATTTACTTTATAATGGTATAAATATTCAAGTTTTAAAATTATATGTA
This portion of the Zea mays cultivar B73 chromosome 2, Zm-B73-REFERENCE-NAM-5.0, whole genome shotgun sequence genome encodes:
- the LOC103646373 gene encoding ubiquitin carboxyl-terminal hydrolase 3 encodes the protein MVMGASGSKLEKALGDQFPEGQRYFGLENFGNTCYCNSVLQKSGQTAISCIGSSTARPQHYRDEKLHCQAEKWHRRAAPRDFRFGFLQIFGF
- the LOC103648597 gene encoding uncharacterized protein, whose protein sequence is MEPFMRRFFPRALERMASAKGNEYCIYDSQTLTAFTSSLYVAGLVGSLVASRVTKATGRRAIMLMGGALFLAGGAVTGAAVNIAMLIVGRILLGFGVGFTSQGLKLSKVLKAQSDVELSQLRKEVSELRKDTAKNTKTLTTLSKDFLECKNMVKGLTEQKDVIQSVLEAKYKRISAEAIKKQEENNSEIFGLLHQLVEGNKKNHDIFDELAEEKKKTTQLLISMAAMQSTVDSLYDICSCCKQHMYDTLSLVRARPKQMIFKDADTSKALRWMDGEVKGFSPVLDSSGDYYALANARGIACILEKADCSHLKMMTLGLKHFGEQHPNPFKHKDVQQRGNEVARANVKANMKKVVLVTCFGLLCTIIKRQHNVKKIINLHS